Proteins co-encoded in one Mycteria americana isolate JAX WOST 10 ecotype Jacksonville Zoo and Gardens unplaced genomic scaffold, USCA_MyAme_1.0 Scaffold_170, whole genome shotgun sequence genomic window:
- the LOC142403299 gene encoding free fatty acid receptor 3-like, with the protein MLVLAIYILTFTVGFPANVFTFVTLLGKARRRVSPSDILLLNLTTADLLLLLFLPFKMVEAAAGMNWPLPVVLCPVANYCFYSSIYLSSLFLAALSIERYLGVVFPLHYKDRKRTRRTMAASVVLWLVAGSHCSVVFVAHYHGGKSQPTANSSMVSSSAGSTVNGFKPGGSKMSNPDGFDPKSLTLISTSNPALQPSVRDGFSPRSLEISRANVVHPKGFNISNPDNSTNHGFVPHGSKATNSDISTRNGSRTSTRNGANIQALSSPPDVSQMAGISSSSAPSTRDGSNTYKCYDDFSEDQLSFVLPLRLELFLVLFLLPFTVTIFCYTNFVRVLLSRPNIPLEKKQRAVGLAVATMVNFGVCFAPYNISHVVGFVQKKSPSWRVYVLLLTSLNAALDPVIFYFSSTAVQRAVAGVVVAVWNKLRLVVGCCCGARSSEVSQNNAEGSFT; encoded by the coding sequence ATGCTGGTCCTCGCTATCTACATCCTGACCTTCACCGTGGGCTTCCCAGCCAACGTCTTCACCTTCGTCACCCTCTTGGGCAAGGCCCGTCGGCGCGTCTCCCCCTCCGACATCCTTCTCCTCAACCTGACGACCGCcgaccttctcctcctcctctttcttcccttcaagATGGTCGAAGCAGCCGCTGGCATGAACTGGCCCTTACCGGTTGTCCTCTGCCCGGTGGCCAACTACTGCTTCTACTCCAGCATCTATCTCAGCAGCCTTTTCTTGGCGGCCCTCAGCATTGAGCGGTATCTCGGCGTCGTCTTCCCCCTCCATTACAAAGACCGGAAAAGAACCAGACGTACGATGGCCGCCAGCGTTGTCCTCTGGCTCGTGGCCGGTTCCCATTGTTCCGTCGTCTTTGTGGCCCACTATCACGGTGGTAAGAGCCAGCCCACGGCCAACAGCTCCATGGTCAGCAGCTCCGCTGGCTCCACGGTCAATGGGTTCAAGCCTGGGGGCTCCAAGATGTCCAACCCTGATGGCTTTGACCCCAAGAGCTTGACCCTCATCAGCACCTCCAaccctgccctccagccctccGTCAGGGATGGCTTCAGTCCCCGCAGTCTGGAGATCTCCAGAGCCAACGTTGTCCATCCCAAAGGCTTTAACATCTCCAACCCCGATAACTCAACGAACCACGGCTTCGTCCCTCATGGCTCCAAGGCCACCAACAGCGACATCTCCACCCGCAATGGCTCCAGGACCTCCACCCGCAACGGTGCCAACATCCAGGCTCTCTCCAGCCCCCCCGATGTCTCCCAGATGGCCGGCATCTCCAGTTCATCTGCTCCCAGCACCCGTGATGGCTCCAACACGTACAAGTGCTACGATGACTTCTCTGAAGACCAGCTGAGCTTTGTTCTCCCGCTACGGCTGGAGCTCTTCCtcgtcctcttcctcctgcccttcaCCGTCACCATCTTCTGCTACACCAACTTCGTGCGGGTCCTCCTCTCCCGGCCAAATATCCCGCTGGAGAAGAAGCAACGGGCCGTGGGCTTGGCTGTGGCCACCATGGTCAACTTTGGGGTCTGCTTCGCACCCTACAACATCTCACACGTGGTGGGCTTCGTGCAGAAGAAGAGCCCGTCCTGGAGGGTCTACGTTTTGCTCCTCACCAGCCTCAATGCCGCTCTTGACCCCGTCATCTTCTACTTCTCCTCCACGGCGGTGCAGAGGGCCgtggctggggtggtggtggctgtgtGGAACAAGCTACGCCTTGTGGTGGGCTGCTGTTGTGGGGCACGTTCTTCTGAAGTCTCCCAGAACAACGCTGAGGGCTCCTTCACATGA
- the LOC142403300 gene encoding free fatty acid receptor 3-like, with protein MSAPPFTINHRLCLGVYAGAFALGLPLNVAALVALGTVARRRRLLPADVLLLNLTIADLALVVFLPVRMAEAAWETTWKLPPALCPLFVFLFFTSVYLTILSLTALSVDRYLSAAFPVEYRRRRRATHAAVAAASFWVAALAHCSVVYVAQPNAAVNGTACYTRFADPQLATLLALRLEIFLVLFCLPLAITAFCYSRLICIVVALPTTAPGKRRRAVALALATAVAFILCFAPFNISHVVGYLRQENPPWRAYAVLLTTLSSCLDPLIFCFSSAALRQGLRQVWDTVGLGRLCSRCLLLVGQSEGLAKVTGQGGSGASSHEKGDGAGLVPPQELKT; from the coding sequence ATGTCAGCCCCACCTTTCACCATCAACCACCGCCTGTGCTTGGGGGTCTACGCGGGTGCCTTCGCTTTGGGGCTGCCCCTCAACGTGGCAGCCCTGGTGGCCTTGGGGACGGTGGCCCGGCGCCGGCGCCTGCTGCCCGCCGACGTCCTCCTCCTCAACCTGACGATTGCCGACCTAGCGCTGGTTGTCTTCTTGCCCGTCCGCATGGCCGAGGCGGCATGGGAGACCACCTGGAAGCTTCCCCCGGCTCTCTGCCCGCTCTTCGTCTTCCTGTTCTTCACCAGCGTCTACCTCACCATCCTCTCCCTCACCGCCCTCAGCGTTGACCGCTACCTCAGCGCCGCCTTCCCCGTCGAATACCGCCGGCGCCGACGGGCAACCCATGCCGCCGTGGCCGCTGCCAGTTTCTGGGTGGCCGCTTTGGCTCACTGCAGCGTGGTCTACGTGGCCCAACCCAATGCGGCGGTGAACGGCACGGCATGCTACACCCGTTTCGCTGATCCTCAGCTGGCCACGCTGCTGGCTCTCCGCCTGGAGATCTTCCTAGTGCTCTTCTGCCTACCCTTGGCCATCACCGCCTTCTGCTACAGCCGCTTGATCTGCATCGTGGTCGCCCTCCCCACCACGGCGCCGGGTAAGAGGCGCCGAGCGGTGGCCCTGGCATTGGCCACGGCCGTGGCCTTCATCCTCTGCTTCGCCCCCTTCAACATCTCTCACGTGGTGGGGTACCTACGGCAGGAGAACCCACCTTGGAGAGCCTACGCCGTACTGCTCACCACCCTCAGCAGTTGCCTTGATCCTCtcatcttctgcttctcctctgccgCCCTAAGACAGGGTCTCCGGCAGGTTTGGGACACAGTAGGACTTGGCCGGCTCTGCTCCAGgtgcctgctgctggtggggcAAAGCGAGGGTCTGGCCAAGGTGACTGGACAGGGAGGATCTGGAGCATCTTCACACGAAAAGGGAGATGGTGCTGGCCTGGTGCCACCTCAGGAGCTTAAGACCTGA